The Engystomops pustulosus chromosome 4, aEngPut4.maternal, whole genome shotgun sequence genome contains a region encoding:
- the ISX gene encoding intestine-specific homeobox, producing MDRASPKPYLSYSIEEILKKPCSASKDLRKGPEYSTSRSPVGLEMISQDSSGCDSQCESLSSSVSQQDGDDEMSDSLSVSPRGEQKNKRRIRTTFTTEQLQELERIFHVTHYPDVQTRDKLAAKIKLPETRVQIWFQNRRAKWRKYEKLGNFGGLQHLSATDMVPAPKPDSMGWLRWHPGHPDITLGDRWSTTSHYPTGLAMAASWPPRRNSRRPVVYYVPLPHRVGYGGILDTPT from the exons ATGGATCGTGCCTCCCCGAAACCTTACCTATCTTATTCCATAGAGGAGATCTTGAAGAAGCCATGCTCTGCTTCCAAGGACCTTAGGAAGGGTCCTGAATACTCAACCTCGAGGTCACCTGTTG GTTTGGAGATGATCTCTCAGGATAGTTCGGGATGTGATAGTCAGTGTGAAAGTTTATCCTCTTCTGTGTCACAGCAGGACGGTGATGATGAGATGAGTGATTCTTTGTCAGTCAGTCCTCGGG GTGAGCAAAAGAACAAGAGACGGATCAGAACCACGTTCACGACGGAGCAGCTACAGGAGCTTGAGAGGATCTTCCATGTGACGCACTACCCTGACGTTCAGACGAGAGACAAGCTGGCAGCTAAGATCAAGCTCCCCGAGACACGGGTCCAG ATTTGGTTTCAGAACCGGCGGGCGAAGTGGCGGAAATACGAAAAACTTGGCAATTTCGGAGGCCTCCAGCACCTCAGCGCCACAGATATGGTCCCAGCGCCAAAACCTGATTCTATG GGTTGGCTACGGTGGCATCCTGGACACCCCGACATAACTCTCGGAGACCGGTGGTCTACTACGTCCCATTACCCCACAGGGTTGGCTATGGCGGCATCCTGGCCACCCCGACGTAACTCTCGGAGACCGGTGGTCTACTACGTCCCATTACCCCACAGGGTTGGCTACGGTGGCATCCTGGACACCCCGACATAA